One stretch of Pseudomonas fragi DNA includes these proteins:
- the crp gene encoding cAMP-activated global transcriptional regulator CRP: MVALTPIPKIKNLDKFLTFCQRKRYPAKSNIICAGESSHTLFFIIKGSVTVLIEDEEGREMIIAYLNSGDFIGELGLFEQAGQEQTRSAWVRAKTECEVAEISYPKFREYTQQEPEILYALSGQIAQRLRNTTRKVGDLAFFDVTGRVARCLLELCKQPDAMTHPDGMQIKITRQEIGRIVGCSREMVGRVLKSLEEQNLVNVKGKTMVVFGTR, encoded by the coding sequence ATGGTTGCTCTTACTCCCATACCCAAGATCAAAAACCTCGACAAGTTTTTGACTTTTTGCCAGCGCAAACGCTACCCAGCCAAGAGCAATATCATCTGCGCTGGCGAGTCTTCGCACACCCTGTTTTTCATTATCAAAGGCTCGGTAACGGTCTTGATTGAAGACGAGGAAGGCCGTGAAATGATCATTGCCTACCTCAATAGCGGCGACTTTATCGGCGAGCTGGGTTTGTTCGAACAGGCAGGGCAAGAGCAGACGCGCAGCGCATGGGTTCGAGCCAAGACTGAATGCGAAGTTGCTGAAATCAGCTACCCGAAATTCAGAGAATACACACAGCAAGAACCGGAAATTCTTTACGCTTTAAGCGGCCAAATCGCACAGCGCTTGCGCAACACCACGCGCAAGGTCGGGGATCTGGCGTTCTTTGATGTCACTGGAAGAGTGGCTCGCTGTTTGCTGGAACTGTGCAAGCAACCTGATGCCATGACCCATCCCGATGGCATGCAAATCAAGATCACCCGTCAGGAAATTGGCAGGATTGTTGGCTGTTCGCGCGAGATGGTCGGCCGTGTACTCAAGAGCCTGGAAGAACAGAACCTGGTGAACGTCAAAGGCAAGACGATGGTGGTGTTCGGCACACGTTAA